In Flavobacterium sp. N1736, the following are encoded in one genomic region:
- the gyrB gene encoding DNA topoisomerase (ATP-hydrolyzing) subunit B → MSEEIKKNNYSADSIQALEGMEHVRMRPSMYIGDVGVRGLHHLVYEVVDNSIDEAMGGYCDTIGVAINEDGSVTVEDNGRGIPVDLHKKEGVSALEVVMTKIGAGGKFDKDSYKVSGGLHGVGVSVVNALSVHMKSTVFRDGKIYEQEYERGKSLYPVKQIGETDKRGTRQTFYPDDTIFTQTTEFSYDTLSARMRELSFLNKGITITFTDKREVDDKGEFKVEVFHSDEGLKEYIRYLDGNREPIISHVISMDNEKGEIPVEVALIYNTSYTENIFSYVNNINTHEGGTHLQGFRSGLTRTLKKYADASGMLDKLKFEIAGDDFREGLTAIISVKVQEPQFEGQTKTKLGNREVVSPVSQAVGEMLENYLEENPNDARIIIQKVILAAQARHAAKKAREMVQRKTVMGGGGLPGKLSDCSEQDPARCEVYLVEGDSAGGTAKQGRDRNFQAILPLRGKILNVEKAMHHKVFENEEIRNIFTALGVTVGTAEDSKALNLEKLRYHKVIIMCDADVDGSHISTLILTFFFRFMKELIEEGHVYIAAPPLYLVKKGNKKEYAWNDVQRDQANERMGGSAAIQRYKGLGEMNAEQLWETTMDPGFRTLRQVTIDSLAEADRVFSMLMGDEVPPRREFIEKNAVYANIDA, encoded by the coding sequence ATGAGCGAAGAAATCAAGAAGAACAATTATTCAGCAGATAGTATTCAGGCATTAGAAGGAATGGAGCACGTAAGAATGCGTCCATCGATGTATATTGGAGATGTGGGGGTTCGAGGGCTACATCATTTGGTTTATGAGGTTGTTGATAACTCTATTGATGAGGCGATGGGAGGATATTGTGATACTATTGGTGTTGCAATTAATGAAGACGGTTCGGTAACAGTTGAAGATAACGGTCGTGGTATTCCAGTTGATTTACATAAAAAAGAAGGTGTTTCGGCACTTGAGGTAGTAATGACTAAGATTGGTGCCGGTGGTAAATTCGACAAAGATTCTTATAAAGTATCAGGAGGTTTGCACGGTGTTGGGGTTTCAGTTGTAAATGCGCTTTCGGTTCATATGAAATCTACTGTTTTTAGAGACGGTAAAATCTACGAACAGGAATACGAAAGAGGAAAATCATTATATCCGGTTAAACAAATTGGAGAAACGGATAAAAGAGGTACACGCCAGACTTTTTACCCGGATGATACCATCTTTACGCAAACTACAGAGTTCTCTTATGATACTTTATCAGCTCGTATGCGTGAGCTTTCTTTCTTAAACAAAGGAATCACCATTACATTTACAGATAAAAGAGAAGTAGATGATAAAGGAGAATTTAAAGTTGAAGTTTTTCATTCTGACGAAGGACTAAAAGAATATATTCGTTATTTAGATGGTAACCGTGAGCCAATTATTTCTCATGTAATCAGCATGGATAATGAAAAAGGAGAAATTCCGGTTGAAGTTGCCTTAATTTACAATACAAGTTATACAGAGAATATTTTCTCTTACGTAAATAATATTAATACACACGAAGGAGGAACGCATTTACAAGGTTTTAGAAGTGGTTTGACAAGAACGCTTAAAAAATACGCAGATGCATCCGGAATGTTGGATAAATTGAAATTTGAAATTGCGGGAGATGACTTCCGTGAAGGTTTAACAGCGATTATTTCGGTAAAAGTACAAGAACCACAATTCGAAGGACAGACAAAAACTAAACTTGGAAACAGAGAAGTAGTTTCTCCGGTTTCTCAGGCAGTTGGAGAAATGTTAGAGAATTATTTGGAAGAAAATCCAAATGATGCCAGAATCATTATCCAGAAAGTAATATTGGCTGCTCAGGCACGTCACGCTGCTAAAAAAGCACGTGAAATGGTACAGCGTAAAACCGTTATGGGTGGCGGTGGATTGCCAGGAAAACTTTCAGATTGTTCTGAGCAGGATCCTGCAAGATGTGAGGTTTACCTTGTCGAGGGAGATTCGGCTGGTGGAACAGCAAAACAAGGTCGTGATCGTAACTTTCAGGCGATTTTACCATTACGTGGTAAGATTTTGAATGTGGAGAAAGCGATGCATCATAAAGTATTCGAAAACGAAGAGATTCGTAACATCTTTACCGCTTTAGGAGTTACCGTTGGTACTGCAGAAGACAGTAAAGCCTTAAATCTTGAAAAACTAAGATATCATAAGGTAATCATTATGTGTGATGCCGATGTCGATGGTAGTCACATTTCTACCTTAATATTAACGTTCTTCTTCCGTTTCATGAAAGAACTGATTGAAGAAGGTCACGTTTACATTGCAGCTCCACCTTTATACCTTGTTAAAAAAGGAAATAAAAAAGAATACGCATGGAACGACGTTCAACGTGATCAGGCGAATGAAAGAATGGGAGGAAGTGCAGCTATCCAACGTTATAAAGGTCTTGGAGAGATGAACGCGGAGCAATTGTGGGAAACTACAATGGATCCTGGTTTTAGAACATTACGTCAGGTAACAATTGATAGTTTGGCAGAAGCCGATAGAGTATTCTCAATGTTGATGGGAGATGAAGTTCCGCCACGTAGAGAATTTATCGAGAAAAATGCGGTTTACGCAAATATCGATGCCTAA
- the mdh gene encoding malate dehydrogenase — protein MKVTIVGAGNVGATCADVISYRGIASEVVLLDIKEGFAEGKALDITQCATNTGFNTKVSGVTNDYSKTAGSDVVVITSGIPRKPGMTREELIGINAGIVKTVAENVLKYSPNTIIVVVSNPMDTMTYLALKATGLPKNRIIGMGGALDSSRFRTYLSLALDKPANDISAMVIGGHGDTTMIPLTRLASYNGIPVTEFLSEEVLQKVAADTMVGGATLTGLLGTSAWYAPGASVAYLVDSILNDQKKMIACSVFVEGEYGQNDICIGVPCIIGKNGVEEILDIQLNEQEKALFAKSADAVRGMNDALKSILV, from the coding sequence ATGAAAGTTACTATTGTAGGAGCAGGAAATGTTGGAGCTACCTGTGCAGATGTTATTTCTTATAGAGGAATTGCAAGCGAAGTAGTGTTGTTGGATATTAAAGAAGGTTTTGCCGAAGGGAAAGCATTAGATATTACACAATGTGCCACAAATACAGGTTTTAATACCAAAGTATCTGGTGTAACCAACGATTATTCTAAAACTGCCGGAAGTGATGTAGTTGTTATTACATCAGGAATTCCAAGAAAACCAGGAATGACTCGTGAAGAATTAATTGGTATAAATGCAGGAATTGTAAAAACAGTTGCTGAAAATGTATTGAAATATTCTCCAAATACTATAATAGTAGTAGTTTCTAATCCAATGGATACTATGACATATTTAGCTTTAAAAGCTACCGGATTACCAAAAAACAGAATTATTGGTATGGGTGGAGCGTTAGACAGTTCTCGTTTTAGAACTTATTTATCTTTAGCTCTTGACAAACCTGCAAATGATATTTCTGCTATGGTGATAGGCGGACATGGTGATACAACGATGATTCCGTTAACACGTTTAGCTTCTTATAACGGAATTCCGGTAACCGAATTTCTTTCAGAAGAAGTACTTCAAAAAGTAGCTGCCGACACAATGGTAGGCGGAGCCACACTTACAGGTCTTTTAGGAACTTCGGCTTGGTATGCTCCCGGAGCTTCTGTAGCTTACTTAGTTGATAGTATATTAAACGATCAAAAGAAGATGATCGCTTGTTCTGTTTTTGTGGAAGGTGAATACGGGCAAAACGATATTTGTATCGGAGTACCTTGTATAATTGGTAAAAACGGAGTTGAAGAAATTTTAGATATCCAGTTAAACGAGCAGGAGAAGGCTTTGTTTGCTAAAAGTGCAGATGCAGTTAGAGGTATGAATGATGCCTTAAAATCGATTTTAGTATAA